DNA from Halobaculum sp. XH14:
GCTCGTGAAGTGGAACGCACAGCTCTCGGACCCGGCCGCGACGACCGAGACGGTCCGCAAGGCGTTCAAGGTGGCCGAACACGAGAAGCCCGGCGCGACACACGTCGAGGTGCCCGAGGACGTCGCTGGCGAGGCGGTCGATGGCGAACCGCTGGCCGACCACGGCCCGGTCGCGCGACCGGCGCCCGACGACGAGGCACTCGCCTCGGCCGTCGAGACGCTCGAGGGAGCAGAGCGACCGCTCGTGCTGGCCGGGAACGGCGCGGTCCGGACGAACGCGGCCAGCGCGCTCCGCTCGTTCGTCGACGCGACTGGGATGCCGGTCGTGGCGACGTACATGGGAAAGGGCGCCATCTCGGACCGCGACGAGCGCTCGCTGATGACGCTCGACTCCGGGCCGGAGTCGGCCGCGGGCGGCGCCGTCGAGCGGGCCGACTGCGTGCTCGCGATCGGCTACGACATCGCCGAGCACGACCCGTCGGGCTGGAACCCCGGCGGCGAGAAGACGGTCGTCCACGTCGACGCCGAACCCGCCGAGGTGTACGCCGACTACACGCCCGAGGTGGAACTGCTCGCCGACCCGACTGCGGCGCTGGACCGGCTGGCCGACAGCATCGACAGCCAGTGGGACGCCTGGTGCGTCGACGCCCACGAGACGGTGTACGAGCACGCGACGCGGACGCCCGACCCCGGGGACACGGTGTCGGTGAGCAACACGCTCCCGATCCTGCGGGAGGCGATGGCCGACAGCGACGTGCTCGTCTCGGACGTGGGCAGCCACAAGCTCGCCATCGCGCGCGAGTTCCCGACGTACGAACCGGGCAGGTGCGTCATCTCGAACGGCCTCGCGAGCATGGGCATCGCGGTCCCTGGCGGCCTCGCCGCCGACCTCGCGCTGGAGGACGACGTGGTCGTGGCGACGGGCGACGGCGGGTTCCTGATGAACGCCGCGGAACTGGAGACGGCGACGCGGCTCGGCTGTTCGTTCACGGTCGTCGTCTACCGCGACGGCGAGTACGGCGTCGTCGCCGAACACCAGGAGCAGCATCGCGGCGAGTCGGTCGGCGTCCGCTTCGACAACCCCGACCTCGTCGCGTTCGCGGAGAGTTTCGGCGTCGATGCGACCCGGGCGGAGTCGCTCGACGAGTTCGGCGACGCCGTCGACGCGACCGAGTCGGACGAGCTTTCCCTGATCGAGGTCGTCCTGTCGGACCCGCCGGACCGGCGGGCGTGACGGCGAGTCCCGGCGGGGCGACCAGACGCCGTGCGGACGGCGCGCGGCGGCCAAGCGAAGCGCGGCCGCTCGTGCGAGGGACGAGAAGCGCAGCGAACGAGCGAAGCGAGTGAGTGAGCATCGCAGGAGGCTGGGGAGGGCGAGGTCCGGTGGCGGCGCGGGGTGGGACTGAAAGGGGCCGCGGCTGTCGGCGAACCCCGACCCCTCAAGCACCGCAGGAACGAGGCCGAAGGCCGAGTGACGAGGAGCGCAGCGTGGGTCGCGGGAGCCGACAGCCGCGGGGGCTTTCGAGACAGGCTGAGCGACCGACGGAGAACACACATTCCGGTTCACAGCGTAGCGGGTCGGAGGGCTTTTGCCCCGCCGCACCGCCCCCGAGAGCATGGGAGACGACGGCGGGAACGGAGACGCCGAGAACGCCGAGGAAACCGACACTGACGTCGAGGAACTCACCTACGCCGGCGCTGGCGTGGACATCGACGCCAGCGAGGCCGCGACCGCGGCGCTCGTCGGCGCGGCGAACGCCGGCGACGACACGGAAACCGAGAGCGACTACGCGGGCCTGCTCGACATCGGCGACCGCTACCTCGCGCTGGCGACCGACGGCGTCGGGACGAAGCTGCTCGTCGCGGAGGCGCTGGGCGACTACTCGACGGTCGGCATCGACTGCATCGCCATGAACGCGAACGACCTCGTCGCCGCCGGCGTTCGCCCGGTCGCGTTCGTCGACTACCTCGCGGTCGACGACCCGGACGAGGCGTTCGCCGAGCAGGTCGGCGAGGGGCTCCGCGCCGGCGCCGAGGCGGCCGACCTCGCGCTGGTCGGCGGCGAGACGGCGGTGATGCCCGAGGTCGTGAAGGGGCTCGACCTGGCGGGCACCTGCGCGGGGCTCGCCCGGAAGGACGCCGTCTTCGCCGGCGAGGCGGAGGCGGGCGACGCGCTCGTCGGGTGGGAATCCTCGGGCATCCACTCGAACGGGCTGACGCTGGCCCGCGAGGCGGTGACGCGGGAGGGCGACTACACCGACCCGTGTCCGTTCGAGGGCTACGACACCGTGGGCGCGGCGCTGCTCGAACCGACGCGGCTCTACATGGACCTGCTCGACCCGATGCGCGAGCACGGCGTCCGCGCTGCCGCGCACGTGACCGGCGGCGGGTGGACGAACCTCGACCGCCTCGGCACGTTCCGCTACGAGATCGACGACCCGTGGCCGGTCCAGCCCGTGTTCGACCTCGTGCAGGAGCGGGGCAACGTGAGCGACGGGGAGATGCACCGGACGTTCAACATGGGGACCGGCTTCGTCGCGGCGCTGGACCCGGACGCCGCCGAGTCGCTTGCGGTCGCGACCGACGGTCGGGTGATCGGTCGCGTCGAGGAGGGCGACGGCGTGTCGATTCGCGGCATGAAGCTGTAAGCGGTCTGTCCCGTGAGGAGACTGTCCGCGAGTCAGGGCGTCACGACGAGCTTGCCGACCGCCTCGCGGTCTTCCATCGCCGCGAAGGCCGCACCCGTCTCCTCGAGCGGGAACGTCTCGTCCACGACCGGCGAGAGGTCGCCCCCGGCGACGAGTTCGACGAGCCGCCGCAGGTCGTGCTGGGTCCCCATCGTGCTCCCGACGATCCGCTTGTGTCGGAGGAACAGGTCGGCCACCCTGACCGTCGACGTGCCGCCGGCCGTTCGGCCACAGACGGCCATGGTGCCGCCGCGGCGGAGGACGGCCTGGCCGAGTCCGGTGAACTCGCCGCCGAGGTGGTTGATGACGGCGTCGACCTTCCCGTCCGCCTCGACGCGTTCGCGGATCTCGCCCGCGTCGACCGATCGGATCCCGCGGTCGAGCCCCAGGTCGCGCACCCGGTCGAGCTTCGCCGCGGACGAGGACGTGCCGACGCTGCGCGCCCCGAGGACGTCACAGAGCTGGACGGCGGCCAGTCCGACGCCCCCGGTCGCGCCGGGGACGAACACGCGGTCGCCCGGGCCGACGTCGGCCCGCCGGAGCATCCGGAACGCGGTCACGTACGCCGTCGGCAACGCGGCCGCGGTCGCCGCCGCCACGCCGTCGGGGAGGGGGAGCAGCCGGTCGGCGCGGACGAGCGCGGACTCCGCGAGCCCGCCGTGGTACAGCGAGAACTCCCGACACTGGCTCTCGGGGCCTTCCCGGCAGTGCCGGCAGGTGCCACAGGTCTGGTTCGGACAGAGGACGACCCTCTCCCCGGGGGAGACGGTCGAGACGTCGTCGCCGACGTCCCGGACGACTCCCGCGACGTCGAGGCCGCTGACGAACGGCAGGTCGGCGGCATCGACCATCGCGGAGTCGCCCTGGAGGATCCAGAGGTCGTGGCGGTTGATCGAGCAGGCTTCCACGTCGACGATCGCCTCGCCGGTGCCGGGCTCGGGCGTCTCTCGGTCGATCAGGGTCACGCCGTCGGGACCGATCAGGTCCGTGAACGCTGCGGCTCGCATCGGTCGGTAGACGGAGGGGGATCGGAAGTCAGTGTCGCCGGTTCGGGCCGACCGGTCGCGCGGTCGGGATCGCCAACCCTACGAGAGCTGTGCTGCCAGGTCAGCCTCGGTGATGATCCCCACGGCCTCGCCGCCGTCGGTCACCATCACGGCCTTGTAGTGGTCGAGCAGGTTCCTGATCTCGTCGACCGTCGCGTCGGTGCCGACCGTCGGGAACGACTCCGACATCACCTCGCCGACCGGCAGGTCGCCGGCGTCCTCGCCGGCGTGGATGACGTCCGACTGCGAGATGGAGCCGACCGGGATGCCGGCCTGGAGCACCGGGAGCTGTGAGTACGCCTCGGCGTCCATCTCCTCGACCGCCTCGCGGACGCTGTCGTCGGGCGCGACGCTGATGATCTCCTCGTGCATCAGATCCCGCGCACGGACCACGTCGCCCTCGACCTCGTCGAGCGCCTCGACGATGCCCCGCAGCGTCGAGAGTCGCGGGTCGACGTCGCCGCCCTCGATCCGGGCGATGAGGGGCTGGGAGACGCCGGCGCGCTCGGCCAGCGCCGACTGAGTCAAGTCGAGGGCCGTGCGCCGTTCGCGCAGGTCCTGTGGCGTCGGGAGTTCCATACCGGCCACATAACTTCGGGTAATTAAAAGCGTTCGGTCGCCGTCGGTTCCGTCCGACCGGCCGGTCGCTCCGGGCGCTTACTCGTCGGTCTCGTCCTCGCCCTCGGTCTCGATGACCTCGATGACGTCGAGGGGGACGTCCCGGAGCGCGCCGCCGACCTCGCTCTTGGCGATGCGGCTCGCGTGCTCCTCGCCGTCG
Protein-coding regions in this window:
- a CDS encoding acetolactate synthase large subunit → MTVADLVVDCLEAEGVEYVFGLPGEELEDLLFALEDSSVTFVPTRHEQGAAFMANVHGRLTGEAGVCLATLGPGATNLITGVADAQLDKAPLVAITGQGGRERLHKESHQRLDVVHAFEPLVKWNAQLSDPAATTETVRKAFKVAEHEKPGATHVEVPEDVAGEAVDGEPLADHGPVARPAPDDEALASAVETLEGAERPLVLAGNGAVRTNAASALRSFVDATGMPVVATYMGKGAISDRDERSLMTLDSGPESAAGGAVERADCVLAIGYDIAEHDPSGWNPGGEKTVVHVDAEPAEVYADYTPEVELLADPTAALDRLADSIDSQWDAWCVDAHETVYEHATRTPDPGDTVSVSNTLPILREAMADSDVLVSDVGSHKLAIAREFPTYEPGRCVISNGLASMGIAVPGGLAADLALEDDVVVATGDGGFLMNAAELETATRLGCSFTVVVYRDGEYGVVAEHQEQHRGESVGVRFDNPDLVAFAESFGVDATRAESLDEFGDAVDATESDELSLIEVVLSDPPDRRA
- the purM gene encoding phosphoribosylformylglycinamidine cyclo-ligase, with the translated sequence MGDDGGNGDAENAEETDTDVEELTYAGAGVDIDASEAATAALVGAANAGDDTETESDYAGLLDIGDRYLALATDGVGTKLLVAEALGDYSTVGIDCIAMNANDLVAAGVRPVAFVDYLAVDDPDEAFAEQVGEGLRAGAEAADLALVGGETAVMPEVVKGLDLAGTCAGLARKDAVFAGEAEAGDALVGWESSGIHSNGLTLAREAVTREGDYTDPCPFEGYDTVGAALLEPTRLYMDLLDPMREHGVRAAAHVTGGGWTNLDRLGTFRYEIDDPWPVQPVFDLVQERGNVSDGEMHRTFNMGTGFVAALDPDAAESLAVATDGRVIGRVEEGDGVSIRGMKL
- a CDS encoding alcohol dehydrogenase catalytic domain-containing protein — its product is MRAAAFTDLIGPDGVTLIDRETPEPGTGEAIVDVEACSINRHDLWILQGDSAMVDAADLPFVSGLDVAGVVRDVGDDVSTVSPGERVVLCPNQTCGTCRHCREGPESQCREFSLYHGGLAESALVRADRLLPLPDGVAAATAAALPTAYVTAFRMLRRADVGPGDRVFVPGATGGVGLAAVQLCDVLGARSVGTSSSAAKLDRVRDLGLDRGIRSVDAGEIRERVEADGKVDAVINHLGGEFTGLGQAVLRRGGTMAVCGRTAGGTSTVRVADLFLRHKRIVGSTMGTQHDLRRLVELVAGGDLSPVVDETFPLEETGAAFAAMEDREAVGKLVVTP
- a CDS encoding CBS domain-containing protein, with product MELPTPQDLRERRTALDLTQSALAERAGVSQPLIARIEGGDVDPRLSTLRGIVEALDEVEGDVVRARDLMHEEIISVAPDDSVREAVEEMDAEAYSQLPVLQAGIPVGSISQSDVIHAGEDAGDLPVGEVMSESFPTVGTDATVDEIRNLLDHYKAVMVTDGGEAVGIITEADLAAQLS